aagttaaaaatttaataatatataggGTCTGTTTGAGAAcgatttttaagaacagttttctattctccaaaacaaaaacaaaaaatatagaaaatatgtttgacaataacaaattattttctgttttaaatatgatgtttttaaataatatcttttggttgttttttattattttcacttgttttctaaagattgttttaggaaataattatacaaatatatggaataatttaaaataaaacgctagatataaaaattatttttaaagtatatttaaaaatattaaaatcattttaaattttcaaataaacttttgttgttctacaaaattcaaataacagttttcaaaaactgttctaaaaaactatttttcaaaattattttcgaaaaccgTTACTAAACATGTTCATAGTATCTTACCAAAAAGTACTCCCAAAAGCTagtctaaaatatttataaattattttttgtaaccTTGAATCTTActcattaaattattaagttttagTCAAcgaaaaattttcatattaaaactTTTAGCAATGAGCCAATTGTATGTATCCAGGGTGTGTTTATTATATCggaaacataataaaaataagaatagtGAATCACACTTATAAGATAAAGGAATCCAAATCTTGAAGTGAGCGAGTTTTGCTTTGCAtgagtaaattttttattctcattttcatttccaCTAAGTCGTTTAAACattgtaataaatttaaaacaaaatgaatttcTATTCCAACATTTCAAACCTATTAAAACTTCTACCACCAAACTAAACTTTAGGAGGTTAATTTCCATATAAGGTATTACAATCATTTATTGGGATTTTGGGTTTATAGAGACCTTATGCTTTTGATAGCACAAATAGAAATGGAGGTGGAAAGACTAAGGGGGTTCGTCCTCCAAGACTATAAATATTGGTTTTATTTTGGTAAGATATACCTCAAATAGGGTTAAttccataaataaaaatttactctatttttcttttgattgcaTGAAACTTTAATAAAGCATTATATTTAATGCTTTCTTACGCATTACCCAAGAAATACACAGATGAATTAATTTAAGCGAACAAGCATACCCAATAATTCTTgtgattaataatttaatattgatactaaaaatgaaaaatgttagACTTTCGAGTTTAGAACATGTTACACTTAGAAGCGTGAGAACATATACTTCTATATTTGAGTAAATCGTGAGTAATGATATGTCTAACGAATCCAACACCTTACCATCTAAAAGTTTGTTAAACATTTtatggatataaaaaatttattgtcaTTGCAAGTATGTAAGAATTGATTATCAACTTCGGCGAAACTTTAGGGACTGTTTTTCTATAGAATGACCTAGgaaaagtaattttaataaataatgtatgaaaaaaaaaggataaaataaatgaaaggtATAAGTAGAAAGTCTATTAACATTTATGTTATGTTATACGGCTATCAATTAGTAAAAAGAAACAAGTATATTCATGCATACTTTTGATTAAACCAATTTGGTCATTACTATACTGGAAAATGATATTAGATTTTGGATACCAAAAAATGTGCCAGAAAattccatatcatatgaaaagCCTTTGATTTTAGTATGTTTTATTAAAGTCCATGTAACAACATGCCTAAATGATCCAACACCCTATCCATCATTTGGGCAACTCAATGAAGGTTCTatgtaataaaaatttcatcaaGAGCCATTCTCAATATCTTAAGATCCATATGTGACTTATAGgctttaagaaatattttataaggtcaaaaacttattttgaaatttttgaaaaacaatttagaGGTTTTATGGTAACTAAAGGGTTACTAGTCTTAGAGTAGGGTTATTACTCATTgtaagaaaaatcaacattcaGAAAtcaaatttgtttcttttagtttttttataagatGGTATCAAATCCTATTGTTCTAGctataaaaaattctttagtaTCTTTCATTGAagcttcttcatcttcatcaagaTTTTTTGGTGTATTGTTCAATACTCCTTTTTAATCAAACTTCATAGGAACAATTTTCTTTTGTGCAAAATGCAAACCCTCATGAAAATTTGAGGCCACAAATTGTAGAGCTTTATAAATGTTGGTTTGCTCTCATTCTTAGAGCCCGAAGATGACGAGCATGAAAGATTGGTCTATAGTTCTTAGATGAAGCAACAAAATCAATTGCTCATGTGATGGTTACTCTCTTCTATGTTCAAAAAGTTCTTACATGAATGGCGAATTGATAGACCCTTATGCAGATGTGGAAGACATTATAGGTCTACTTCGTAGCATAAAATTGAGCTAATATCTTTCAGTTCAAAATGCAATTACAAAACATCAAGAAAAGTTTGTTATTAATTGATGAGTACTTGCCTAGGATTAGAAATATTCTTGTCGATTTACTCACATTAGTTGGAATTAGTTGGTCGTATTCTTCCTcccaaaaatcaaattaatatcatTCTCGAACGTTTGCTActaaaatataagatatttttcatttttgtgacTTCATGaacaaataattatacaatGGATGGGATTAAATCTCCCCTGTTAACCTAAGAAGTTCGAGTCGAGAAGAAAATCAAGTGTCTTAATTCATCATAATTGAGTATAGAAAACATTGCTACTAGCCTGCTGCTTGAGGATAAAACTCATAACAAGGGAAAAAGAAATTCGTTGCTTTATAGTGGTGGTCATAATTAACATCCAATCCATGGGTAAAACTTTGGTAGTTAAGGCTACTATAACAATAACAACTTTTGTGAAGGACAAGACTTTCCTAATAGTAATAGAAGAGGTTTTGGTTTTGGAGGTTGAGGTGGAAGTCGAAATGATGGTTTATGTTTTGGTGGAAGAGGTTTCTAGAACTCCAATAACTAGCCACAATTTCAACTTTATGCAAGTTTGAACAAGTAGTATGCTGATGTTTTCATAACTTTGACCAGTCGTTTCCAAGTCCAtcttaaatttggaattcataaTCTCTAGGGACCATGGCATGACAACAATGCTAGCAACACTTGAAACTGTTTGTGATGACTATTGGTATCCAAATTTTAGAAGCTTCAAATCATGTCACTACAAAGGTTGATATCAAAATGAACAAGATCGAAATCTATGGATTTTATCGAATACGTATGGAAATGGTATGTGTTTTATATGTTCcatgaaattacaaaaaaaatcccTTAAGTGTTTCAAAATTTACTTTTGGCAACAATGTCTATTTTGAAGGTAAGGATTAGGTTAACAAAGCCATATTATTGTAAAGGAAACTTTATTAATTACTCCCAATTAtcaatttccaaacaaattacataatttatctttataaaCTTTTTTGTTAGCATAATCCGtattggtatttttggaaatttggaaatatattaaatactcttattttttcaaattattagttttcaaatatcttattttaattataaaaaatagtaacataataaattttagtaaTTTGAAATATCTAGAAATATATtgaattactatttttaaatatcttatgttaattatataatataagaagaaataataatttttttttgtaaggatAAGATtgtttattcaatatataataaCACTGAgactttaataaaataaataactaaacacttaataagattaaattataaacttaaGTTAAATTAAGGTCTTTTCagatttaagataaaataaataattaagataaCATACAACGGTAAATTACTTTGTTCAATGCTCagttcatcatttttattctaGATGGATGAGTATTACTTAGTCAATGCTcaattcatcatttttattttagatgaatAACTTAGATTCTTTAggttttatttgaattatgaaaagtactaaaaaaactaataagaaCTCTCTACCCATTAAGAGAATTTTAGTAAAAGAACTTctaaaatagaaattaagaaaaagttatttttcataaaCGGCTAATAAACTTTTACAACATTCGTATtactcttttaaaattataaattcaactttaaattaaaccaaaaacaaaaaattatatcgAACAAGAGTTAACTATTGCTTTTATTGTATTATTCATATGACATTTTCCAAGTCTAGATGGATTGAAATTTTCTAAAGGTTTTGAAAGCATGTCCCTTTCACATTACTAGCATGTATTAACACATTACCTTACTTTTCTACCATCTCTCCAATTTTCTTCTTACATCTAAATTCTAATTAAGTTCACTTTTGACTAGTTGAAGCACTTGGATTGGAGTTGGGCTTAAAGGTCAAATGTACCTAAAGGtgggatgaaaaatacattCTAATCCGAATATGTCTTCTCAATGTATCTTAGAAATAAGTGGTTGTAAATTTGTAATTAGCTTAGTATTATCCTAACAAATATCTTAAGTAATAAGGCATTAATGATAATATATAGATGAATAGAAACTAGTCCTGCAGATAAGATAGGTAAAGGTAAAGACTCTTAAATGGTCAAATTGAGTCATTGAATCAATTAACCCTTTAACACCCAACCACTCCCATGGAGACTTGAGGAGACcccccctcctctctctctctcaagaaAAAGTCGAGTTCAGATGTTCTAGATTCTCATATGAAAAATTCAAAGTTACCCAtcataaattccattaaataagaaaatatatgatgGGTGAGATTGGATTTTGTCAAGTCTCTATTGGTTGTTTTTAGCCATAAGAGATAAGAGATGGAAATGGCCCACTCTTAGTCATCACCAACCCACAAAAGCAACCCAAGcccataaaaaattttcaaaacaaagaagcTAGGTCTAtacttttctttatttcttttttttttttctcttatttttttaggTGGTAATTTTCATCATCACAAAAAAAGGACCATTTCATTATCAGTTTTTAACTtacaaaataatcaaatagTCACACAAGTCAGACACAATAAATCATACTAATTCCATAACACGTCAATATCTCATTATTATGTTAAATAACAAGTCATAAGAAGTAATAAATGCAATAATATTTTCccactcaaaaaaaaaaaattgagttacaATTTTGATAATACatttttccatttattattaCACTTATCATTCATCTACATTAATAAATGATGTTAAACCTATTTATACAAAACCTTTCATGTCACCTAAGATTCTAGGTGAAGATGAATTTTTAAGCTCGTAATCATGTTCTTAAtatacaaattttatattttaattaaataaatacataaaaatatagtATCGGTTTAACAATTattatcaaaacaattttttgtttttcaaataaaaaaaaaatcatatttcataatcaaaatttatttttctgttcaattcttaaaaattaaaaataagatatttttaaatattttatttatttatacaagcatataaaataattaaaaataaaatattatatataaaatttatttctcatatttttaaataggtttttgttctcaaactatttttaaaaactgtttttaaaaattgttattacccgtaatttttaaataacacaAATGAtcgaaattttaaatataaacgTGATATAAACTAATTAATCTGACCCGTTAAACATCGGACAACCGGGCCCAcgtaaaattcataaattttaggAGCTCACATCTTCCATTTGGCCTAGTCCTTCGTCCATTCGCTTTGTGCTTCTATTTCTAGAAGCCTGGCCTCTTGTCTTCTTCTAGAAGCCAGCGACAACCTAATAAATTCAAACACCACAGATATTTCCGctgctttatatatatatatattccaaaatCAACTCCAAATTCCTTAGAAAATCTTCACAGAACTCAATGGAGACAAACGATGTTGTTGCCAATGTTCAAAACTCAGAAGAAGAGGCGGAGGAGGCGTTATCGCTTTGCGATCTTCCGATTTCCGCCAGTGAGACCAGCGGCAAGGATTTCTCTCCATGTGGCCGCCGCTCGACGTCCGAGCCGCCGGAGCTGTTCGAGTTCTTCAGTAATTTGAGCTATGAGATGAGTCCGGCCGACGAGATCATCTTCTGCGGCAAGCTCGTGCCTTTCAAAGACGCTCAAACTCGAGAAATTCAGGATAATAAGCAAGGCAGTGTTCAGAAGGCGAGCACTCTTCGCCGGCGATCGGAGTCGCTTTCGGAGTTGCAGACGTCTCGGAGCAACAGCGCCAAGAGCCGCCTCGTGAGGAACAGCCGGTCTCTGGATTACCGCAAACTGTACCGATCGTCGAGCTCGCAGACCTCGCCGGGCCCCGAAATGGATCGGAATTCGTCCGATAAGAGCTCGGGGAGGTCCGATATTTCGGTCCGGAAGGTGCCGAAATCTCGGTGGTATCTACTGATGTTTGGGCTAGTGAAGTTTCCACCGGAGATGGAGCTAAGAGACATCAAGAGCCGTCAAGTTCGCCGAAGTCCATCGACATTGTTCCCTTCACTGGACGCCTCAGTAAAAGTTCCGGTTAAACGGAGCTCCGGCAAGTGCTCTTGGGGAATCCTCAGAGCACTGAGCTGCAAGGACGCCAGCGTCGCTGTAACGGCGTCGTTTCACTGTATTCCTCGTGCGTGAAGATCCACGTCACGTGCCTCTACCTAATTTACCGTTTCACCCCTCACCTGCCTCAACCCCTCACCCATGGCGGCCCAGGGGCAAATCGgtcattaaatcaaaatattttctttttattggagTGGCTTTGATGTCAGGTTTCTATGATTGAGGCTTTACGTAGAAGAAAAGATAGAGTGTAGTGGCGAAACATGGATGATGATGGTGTCCTCTCTTCAGCAAGTTCTTTTTGTCTGTTTGGTGGCTGGGAAAGTTAATGAAAATCACGAGAGTCCCGACACAGACATAATAGcacatatttattaattatttttatagtagCAATGCCtagttttgaatatttattatatagaaGAAGTTGGATGATGCTTATGAATATACTttctttttgtccttttttcaTATTAGAGACAATACATTATTGCTTTGTTATCTCCACCCCTTGTTTATTccatttcttttgaatttttttccatttttttagaagTTTCATTTCCAACAACAAAACAATTCTTCCctgttctcaaaaaattatttccaaaaaataataataaaataatattacaaatttataaaaacaattttatatttttaaaaataaaaaactattttaaatcacattatcaaacaaactctaatatcaaacattattataatagatatgaataaaaaataaaaaattcttttttattttgattctccatatttaataatttaa
Above is a window of Vitis vinifera cultivar Pinot Noir 40024 chromosome 11, ASM3070453v1 DNA encoding:
- the LOC104880802 gene encoding uncharacterized protein LOC104880802, producing METNDVVANVQNSEEEAEEALSLCDLPISASETSGKDFSPCGRRSTSEPPELFEFFSNLSYEMSPADEIIFCGKLVPFKDAQTREIQDNKQGSVQKASTLRRRSESLSELQTSRSNSAKSRLVRNSRSLDYRKLYRSSSSQTSPGPEMDRNSSDKSSGRSDISVRKVPKSRWYLLMFGLVKFPPEMELRDIKSRQVRRSPSTLFPSLDASVKVPVKRSSGKCSWGILRALSCKDASVAVTASFHCIPRA